One Setaria viridis chromosome 7, Setaria_viridis_v4.0, whole genome shotgun sequence genomic region harbors:
- the LOC117864996 gene encoding acetyl-CoA acetyltransferase 2: protein MASDGIAPRDVCVVGVARTPMGGFLGALSSLPATKLGSIAIEAALKRANVDPALVQEVYFGNVLSANLGQAPARQAALGAGIPNTVVCTTVNKVCASGMKATMFAAQSIQLGINDIVVAGGMESMSNAPKYIAEARKGSRFGHDTLVDGMLKDGLWDVYGDCAMGMCAELCADNHALTREDQDAFAIQSNERGIAARDSGAFAWEIVPIEVPVGRGKPPVLIEKDESLAKFDPVKLKKLRPSFKENGGTVTAGNASSISDGAAALVLVSGQKAQELGLQVLARIKGYADAAQAPELFTTTPALAIPKAIANAGLESSHVDFYEINEAFSAVALANQKLLGIPSEKINVHGGAVSLGHPLGCSGARILVTLLGVLREKGGKIGVAGVCNGGGGASALVLELA from the exons ATGGCTTCCGACGGCATCGCCCCCAGAG ATGTATGTGTTGTTGGGGTTGCCCGCACCCCTATGGGTGGTTTCCTTGGTGCCTTGTCTTCCTTGCCCGCAACAAAACTTGGCTCTATAGCAATTGAAG CTGCTCTGAAAAGAGCAAATGTGGATCCGGCCCTTGTGCAGGAGGTCTACTTTGGAAACGTCTTGAGTGCTAATTTGGGACAAGCTCCTGCAAGGCAAGCTGCACTGGGCGCAGGAATACCAAACACTGTTGTCTGCACCACTGTTAACAAAGTCTGTGCATCTGGCATGAAAG CTACTATGTTTGCAGCACAGTCAATTCAACTGGGTATCAATGATATTGTTGTGGCAGGTGGCATGGAAAGCATGTCCAATGCTCCAAAGTACATTGCTGAAGCTAG GAAAGGTTCTCGTTTTGGACATGACACACTTGTTGATGGCATGCTTAAGGATGGCCTTTGGGATGTATATGGTGATTGTGCCATGGGAATGTGTGCTGAGCTTTGTGCTGACAATCATGCCCTCACAAGAGAAGATCAG GATGCTTTTGCTATCCAAAGCAACGAGCGTGGAATTGCTGCTCGTGACAGTGGTGCTTTTGCATGGGAGATTGTTCCG ATTGAAGTTCCTGTTGGGAGGGGAAAACCACCAGTACTTATTGAGAAAGATGAAAGCCTGGCCAAG TTTGACCCAGTAAAACTGAAGAAACTCCGTCCAAGTTTCAAGGAGAATGGTGGTACTGTCACAGCTGGAAATGCTTCTAGTATAAG TGATGGAGCTGCTGCATTAGTTTTGGTGAGTGGGCAGAAGGCTCAAGAGCTTGGCCTGCAAGTccttgcaaggatcaaaggatATGCAGATGCTGCTCAA GCCCCGGAGCTTTTTACAACCACCCCAGCACTTGCCATACCAAAGGCTATCGCAAATGCTGGATTGGAGTCATCTCATGTTGATTTTTACGAGATTAATGAAGCCTTTTCG GCTGTTGCCCTTGCAAATCAAAAGCTTCTAGGGATTCCTTCA GAAAAGATTAACGTTCATGGAGGAGCTGTATCTTTAGGTCATCCTCTTGGGTGCAGTGGTGCTCGTATTTTGGTCACCCTTCTTGGT GTTCTTAGGGAGAAGGGTGGAAAGATTGGGGTTGCTGGTGTCTGcaatggtggaggtggagcatcAGCACTTGTTCTCGAGCTCGCATAA
- the LOC117865727 gene encoding uncharacterized protein isoform X1, whose product MTLLWNHAAVSSVLIHFFMMNSTSKAMATREALSSRHIAATLHLSLTRSMLLFLQPQLEAGDKIIMPPSALDRLASLHIEYPMLFEVQNAAAERTSHCGVLEFIAEEGMIYMPYWMMQNLLLQEGDMVFIKNANLPKGTYVKLQPHTTDFLDISNPKAILEKTLRNFSCLTTGDSIMVAYNNKKYYIDIVETKPSNAISIIETDCEVDFAPPLDYKEPEPVKPAVPANTEPTTEAPEEPKFTGLGRRLDGKPSKDKDVLASSPAKRQANATNGVQPSTPNTSQGGSSRKTTGKLVFGSGGSRADKAPEKEAKEEPKNEPKFAAFTGKKYSLKG is encoded by the exons ATG ACTTTGTTGTGGAACCACGCTGCTGTCTCCTCAGTCCTTATACATTTCTTCATGATGAATAGTACTTCGAAGGCTATGGCTACCCGGGAAGCACTTTCGAGCAGACATATCGCTGCTACCCTGCATCTTTCATTGACAAG ATCTATGTTACTGTTTTTGCAGCCACAACTTGAGGCTGGTGACAAAA TTATTATGCCACCATCAGCCCTTGATCGTCTAG CATCTCTGCATATTGAGTATCCTATGCTTTTTGAAGTCCAAAATGCGGCAGCAGAACGGACTTCACATTGTGGTGTTCTGGAGTTCATTGCAGAAGAAGGCATGATCTACATGCCATATTGG ATGATGCAAAATCTTCTTCTGCAAGAAGGAGATATGGTGTTCATAAAAAATGCCAACCTCCCCAAGGGCACATATGTCAAGTTGCAGCCTCATACAACAGACTTTTTGGACATCTCAAACCCCAAAGCAAT CTTGGAGAAAACTTTGAGGAACTTTTCTTGTCTAACCACAGGTGACAGCATTATGGTAGCGTATAATAACAAGAAGTACTACATTGATATAGTGGAGACAAAACCTTCCAATGCTATAAGTATTATTGAGACTGATTGTGAGGTTGACTTTGCTCCACCACTTGACTATAAAGAACCTGAGCCAGTAAAACCTGCTGTTCCTGCAAACACAGAGCCTACTACCG aggcTCCAGAAGAACCAAAGTTCACCGGTTTAGGAAGGCGTCTGGATGGGAAGCCTTCTAAGGATAAAGATGTGCTGGCCTCATCCCCTGCAAAGCGGCAAGCTAATGCAACCAATGGTGTGCAGCCCTCAACACCCAACACGTCACAGGGTGGTTCATCGCGTAAGACCACAGGAAAGCTTGTCTTCGGTTCTGGTGGAAGTCGAGCCGATAAG GCACCTGAGAAGGAAGCGAAGGAGGAACCGAAGAACGAACCGAAATTTGCAGCGTTTACAGGAAAGAAATACTCACTGAAGGGCTGA
- the LOC117865727 gene encoding uncharacterized protein isoform X3 — MYFEGYGYPGSTFEQTYRCYPASFIDKPQLEAGDKIIMPPSALDRLASLHIEYPMLFEVQNAAAERTSHCGVLEFIAEEGMIYMPYWMMQNLLLQEGDMVFIKNANLPKGTYVKLQPHTTDFLDISNPKAILEKTLRNFSCLTTGDSIMVAYNNKKYYIDIVETKPSNAISIIETDCEVDFAPPLDYKEPEPVKPAVPANTEPTTEAPEEPKFTGLGRRLDGKPSKDKDVLASSPAKRQANATNGVQPSTPNTSQGGSSRKTTGKLVFGSGGSRADKAPEKEAKEEPKNEPKFAAFTGKKYSLKG; from the exons ATG TACTTCGAAGGCTATGGCTACCCGGGAAGCACTTTCGAGCAGACATATCGCTGCTACCCTGCATCTTTCATTGACAAG CCACAACTTGAGGCTGGTGACAAAA TTATTATGCCACCATCAGCCCTTGATCGTCTAG CATCTCTGCATATTGAGTATCCTATGCTTTTTGAAGTCCAAAATGCGGCAGCAGAACGGACTTCACATTGTGGTGTTCTGGAGTTCATTGCAGAAGAAGGCATGATCTACATGCCATATTGG ATGATGCAAAATCTTCTTCTGCAAGAAGGAGATATGGTGTTCATAAAAAATGCCAACCTCCCCAAGGGCACATATGTCAAGTTGCAGCCTCATACAACAGACTTTTTGGACATCTCAAACCCCAAAGCAAT CTTGGAGAAAACTTTGAGGAACTTTTCTTGTCTAACCACAGGTGACAGCATTATGGTAGCGTATAATAACAAGAAGTACTACATTGATATAGTGGAGACAAAACCTTCCAATGCTATAAGTATTATTGAGACTGATTGTGAGGTTGACTTTGCTCCACCACTTGACTATAAAGAACCTGAGCCAGTAAAACCTGCTGTTCCTGCAAACACAGAGCCTACTACCG aggcTCCAGAAGAACCAAAGTTCACCGGTTTAGGAAGGCGTCTGGATGGGAAGCCTTCTAAGGATAAAGATGTGCTGGCCTCATCCCCTGCAAAGCGGCAAGCTAATGCAACCAATGGTGTGCAGCCCTCAACACCCAACACGTCACAGGGTGGTTCATCGCGTAAGACCACAGGAAAGCTTGTCTTCGGTTCTGGTGGAAGTCGAGCCGATAAG GCACCTGAGAAGGAAGCGAAGGAGGAACCGAAGAACGAACCGAAATTTGCAGCGTTTACAGGAAAGAAATACTCACTGAAGGGCTGA
- the LOC117865727 gene encoding uncharacterized protein isoform X4, with amino-acid sequence MYFEGYGYPGSTFEQTYRCYPASFIDKPQLEAGDKIIMPPSALDRLVQNAAAERTSHCGVLEFIAEEGMIYMPYWMMQNLLLQEGDMVFIKNANLPKGTYVKLQPHTTDFLDISNPKAILEKTLRNFSCLTTGDSIMVAYNNKKYYIDIVETKPSNAISIIETDCEVDFAPPLDYKEPEPVKPAVPANTEPTTEAPEEPKFTGLGRRLDGKPSKDKDVLASSPAKRQANATNGVQPSTPNTSQGGSSRKTTGKLVFGSGGSRADKAPEKEAKEEPKNEPKFAAFTGKKYSLKG; translated from the exons ATG TACTTCGAAGGCTATGGCTACCCGGGAAGCACTTTCGAGCAGACATATCGCTGCTACCCTGCATCTTTCATTGACAAG CCACAACTTGAGGCTGGTGACAAAA TTATTATGCCACCATCAGCCCTTGATCGTCTAG TCCAAAATGCGGCAGCAGAACGGACTTCACATTGTGGTGTTCTGGAGTTCATTGCAGAAGAAGGCATGATCTACATGCCATATTGG ATGATGCAAAATCTTCTTCTGCAAGAAGGAGATATGGTGTTCATAAAAAATGCCAACCTCCCCAAGGGCACATATGTCAAGTTGCAGCCTCATACAACAGACTTTTTGGACATCTCAAACCCCAAAGCAAT CTTGGAGAAAACTTTGAGGAACTTTTCTTGTCTAACCACAGGTGACAGCATTATGGTAGCGTATAATAACAAGAAGTACTACATTGATATAGTGGAGACAAAACCTTCCAATGCTATAAGTATTATTGAGACTGATTGTGAGGTTGACTTTGCTCCACCACTTGACTATAAAGAACCTGAGCCAGTAAAACCTGCTGTTCCTGCAAACACAGAGCCTACTACCG aggcTCCAGAAGAACCAAAGTTCACCGGTTTAGGAAGGCGTCTGGATGGGAAGCCTTCTAAGGATAAAGATGTGCTGGCCTCATCCCCTGCAAAGCGGCAAGCTAATGCAACCAATGGTGTGCAGCCCTCAACACCCAACACGTCACAGGGTGGTTCATCGCGTAAGACCACAGGAAAGCTTGTCTTCGGTTCTGGTGGAAGTCGAGCCGATAAG GCACCTGAGAAGGAAGCGAAGGAGGAACCGAAGAACGAACCGAAATTTGCAGCGTTTACAGGAAAGAAATACTCACTGAAGGGCTGA
- the LOC117865727 gene encoding uncharacterized protein isoform X2 → MATREALSSRHIAATLHLSLTRSMLLFLQPQLEAGDKIIMPPSALDRLASLHIEYPMLFEVQNAAAERTSHCGVLEFIAEEGMIYMPYWMMQNLLLQEGDMVFIKNANLPKGTYVKLQPHTTDFLDISNPKAILEKTLRNFSCLTTGDSIMVAYNNKKYYIDIVETKPSNAISIIETDCEVDFAPPLDYKEPEPVKPAVPANTEPTTEAPEEPKFTGLGRRLDGKPSKDKDVLASSPAKRQANATNGVQPSTPNTSQGGSSRKTTGKLVFGSGGSRADKAPEKEAKEEPKNEPKFAAFTGKKYSLKG, encoded by the exons ATGGCTACCCGGGAAGCACTTTCGAGCAGACATATCGCTGCTACCCTGCATCTTTCATTGACAAG ATCTATGTTACTGTTTTTGCAGCCACAACTTGAGGCTGGTGACAAAA TTATTATGCCACCATCAGCCCTTGATCGTCTAG CATCTCTGCATATTGAGTATCCTATGCTTTTTGAAGTCCAAAATGCGGCAGCAGAACGGACTTCACATTGTGGTGTTCTGGAGTTCATTGCAGAAGAAGGCATGATCTACATGCCATATTGG ATGATGCAAAATCTTCTTCTGCAAGAAGGAGATATGGTGTTCATAAAAAATGCCAACCTCCCCAAGGGCACATATGTCAAGTTGCAGCCTCATACAACAGACTTTTTGGACATCTCAAACCCCAAAGCAAT CTTGGAGAAAACTTTGAGGAACTTTTCTTGTCTAACCACAGGTGACAGCATTATGGTAGCGTATAATAACAAGAAGTACTACATTGATATAGTGGAGACAAAACCTTCCAATGCTATAAGTATTATTGAGACTGATTGTGAGGTTGACTTTGCTCCACCACTTGACTATAAAGAACCTGAGCCAGTAAAACCTGCTGTTCCTGCAAACACAGAGCCTACTACCG aggcTCCAGAAGAACCAAAGTTCACCGGTTTAGGAAGGCGTCTGGATGGGAAGCCTTCTAAGGATAAAGATGTGCTGGCCTCATCCCCTGCAAAGCGGCAAGCTAATGCAACCAATGGTGTGCAGCCCTCAACACCCAACACGTCACAGGGTGGTTCATCGCGTAAGACCACAGGAAAGCTTGTCTTCGGTTCTGGTGGAAGTCGAGCCGATAAG GCACCTGAGAAGGAAGCGAAGGAGGAACCGAAGAACGAACCGAAATTTGCAGCGTTTACAGGAAAGAAATACTCACTGAAGGGCTGA
- the LOC117865096 gene encoding uncharacterized protein, producing the protein MAPAEMAATTAATSRLEAAGRMPSIEWEPKTLTLDQIKFAREAALYVVSTKTEEEAIRIFTEGLKPVQVAVSKSNSFDSSSDDDVELGCYDAKSRGGSKGGSRRRRSIDKDFATAPF; encoded by the exons ATGGCGCCGGCGGAGATggcagcgacgacggcggcgacgagcaggttggaggcggcggggcggatgCCGTCCATCGAGTGGGAGCCCAAGACGCTGACGCTCGACCAGATCAAGTTCGCCAGG GAGGCGGCGCTGTACGTGGTGAGCACCaagacggaggaggaggcgatccGGATCTTCACCGAGGGGCTCAAGCCCGTGCAGGTGGCCGTCAGCAAGTCCAACTCCTTCGACTCCTCgtccgacgacgacgtcgagctCGGCTGCTACGACGCCAAAAGCCGCGGCGGCAGCAAAGGTggtagccgccgccggcgttccATCGACAAGGACTTCGCTACGGCGCCCTTCTAG
- the LOC117864889 gene encoding uncharacterized protein, with amino-acid sequence MRLVRVEVLVTLSCTLLVTLVLLGSSRRASRSAAFRLVVWSALMLSYPAVSYTIGLMQSGSFSNELVIVWACFLGCADGIASCSVDDSDQQARTMLNQAAQIIYVFFLLFSYATSLPLHLKILLLLIWLLIVAKLGVRLKSFFSVGRDRVLSIENRLITMYMRDKKNLLVSGEAGLEDGRGEYKFSVPNSIVTIEMVWQCKGQLLNSDNPQARRLKDLCLSFALFKQLRRLLSGCSLRLRGQTHFDGSTEYERHIFPDDDTGNAVDSQERMHRIVEVELGFLFDFFYARDMSISTTGFDIWLTRMVIILFVLLELFQYSMLVFSDWHKVTMLCRYVQDKLWQKHPILEMLLGPMCRVALKRQYWSNSVGQYSLLHTCIRSENELMFRLPLPSLIRRFLVRNRMMTRRDLPMTVKHAIHSHGACFSSLVRGQVALQYVDRIQTGILQELCPTISHQSVIRSMLIWHIATTLCNYKSEASMVAAERDTIRDQEVATTVSDYCAYLLFYAPELPCCNLVNEGLYINLSEGSGVKWQPKIAAPEMQQW; translated from the exons ATGCGCCTGGTCCGTGTGGAGGTGCTGGTCACCCTCAGCTGCACCCTCCTCGTCACACTGGTGTTGCTAGGCTCCAGCCGGCGCGCCAGCCGCAGTGCCGCCTTCCGCCTTGTTGTCTGGTCGGCACTCATGTTGAGTTATCCAGCGGTGTCCTACACCATTGGGCTGATGCAGTCTGGCTCTTTCAGCAATGAGCTCGTTATCGTCTGGGCTTGCTTCCTCGGCTGTGCCGATGGCATTGCCTCTTGCAGCGTCGACGACTCTGACCAGCAAGCCCGCACCATGCTGAACCAGGCTGCCCAGATCATCTAcgtgttcttcctcctcttttctTATGCCACTTCTTTGCCGTTGCATCTGAAAATTCTTCTCTTGTTGATCTGGCTGTTGATTGTCGCCAAGCTTGGAGTGCGCCTGAAGAGCTTTTTCTCAGTTGGTAGGGATCGAGTCCTCTCCATTGAGAACCGGCTCATCACCATGTATATGCGAGATAAGAAAAATCTCTTGGTTAGCGGTGAGGCAGGCCTGGAGGATGGGCGCGGGGAGTACAAGTTCAGTGTCCCCAATAGCATCGTCACCATCGAAATGGTTTGGCAGTGCAAGGGACAGTTACTGAACTCAGACAACCCACAAGCACGAAGACTAAAGGATCTTTGTCTCTCATTTGCCCTGTTCAAACAGCTACGGCGACTCCTCAGTGGGTGCTCTTTGCGCCTGCGTGGACAGACGCACTTTGATGGATCAACCGAGTATGAGAGACACATCTTTCCTGATGATGATACTGGGAATGCTGTTGACTCCCAGGAGAGGATGCATCGCATCGTTGAGGTCGAGCTTGGCTTTCTCTTTGATTTCTTCTATGCAAG AGACATGAGCATTTCCACCACGGGCTTCGACATATGGTTGACTAGAATGGTAATaatcttgtttgtgctcctgGAATTGTTTCAGTACTCCATGCTTGTGTTCTCCGATTGGCACAAGGTGACGATGCTGTGCCGGTATGTCCAAGATAAATTGTGGCAAAAGCATCCCATATTGGAGATGCTACTAGGTCCAATGTGCCGTGTTGCACTGAAAAGACAGTACTGGAGCAACTCGGTTGGGCAGTACTCGCTTCTGCATACCTGCATCCGCTCTGAAAACGAGCTCATGTTTCGCCTGCCTTTACCAAGTTTGATCAGACGTTTCCTGGTGAGGAACAGGATGATGACTCGCAGGGATCTGCCCATGACAGTGAAGCACGCAATCCACAGCCATGGTGCATGCTTCTCTTCACTTGTACGTGGCCAGGTCGCTTTGCAATATGTGGATAGAATTCAGACGGGCATCCTCCAAGAGCTTTGTCCAACCATCTCGCATCAAAGTGTCATCCGTAGCATGCTGATTTGGCACATTGCTACTACACTATGTAATTATAAATCAGAAGCCAGCATGGTGGCAGCAGAGAGGGACACCATCAGAGACCAGGAGGTGGCCACCACGGTCTCCGACTACTGTGCTTACCTTCTGTTTTATGCACCAGAACTG CCTTGCTGCAACCTTGTCAATGAGGGGTTGTACATCAACCTTTCTGAGGGCTCTGGTGTGAAGTGGCAACCCAAG ATAGCAGCCCCTGAGATGCAACAATGGTGA